Proteins encoded in a region of the Drosophila busckii strain San Diego stock center, stock number 13000-0081.31 chromosome 2L, ASM1175060v1, whole genome shotgun sequence genome:
- the LOC108608307 gene encoding cryptochrome-2, translating to MGTQRKSLVHWFRKGLRVHDNPALSETFKVARDSPDEFCVRPIFILDPGILDWMQVGANRWRFLQQSLADLDLQLRKLNSRLYVVRGKPIEVFPQLFERWHVHLLTYETDIEPYAVTRDATVQKLAAAAGVKVDTHCSHTIYNPELIIARNMGKAPVTYQKFLSIVEKLKLPKALDVLPRLPDGMQPVKDANEVNDTKVYDCPTLEQLVKRPEELGDNKFPGGETEALRRMEASLDDEVWVAKFEKPNTAPNSLEPSTTVLSPYLKFGCLSARLLHRRLQDILARHPKHSKPPVSLVGQLMWREFYYTAAAADPNFDRMLGNAYSLQIPWQENSDHLEAWAHGRTGYPFIDAIMRQLRQEGWIHHLARHAVACFLTRGDLWISWEEGQRVFEQLLLDQDWALNAGNWMWLSASAFFHQYFRVYSPVAFGKKTDSTGAYIRKYVPELAKYPAGCIYEPWKATLSAQREYGCVLGVDYPHRIVDHDVVHKENIKRMSAAYKVNREVRTGKEEVDEYELKSQGNAKRKARAVATGRTAKRKR from the exons ATGGGAACACAGCGTAAATCATTAGTACACTGGTTTCGTAAGGGACTTCGTGTGCATGATAATCCAGCATTATCGGAAACATTTAAGGTGGCACGTGATTCGCCCGATGAATTCTGTGTGCGCcctatatttatattagacCCTGGCATATTGGATTGGATGCAAGTTGGTGCAAATCGCTGGCGGTTTTTGCAGCAGTCCCTTGCTGATTTAGATCTTCAGCTGCGCAAGCTGAACTCGCGTCTATATGTAGTTCGCGGCAAGCCCATCGAAGTGTTTCCACAGCTTTTTGAGCGGTGGCACGTCCATTTGCTTACATATGAAACGGATATTGAGCCGTATGCCGTGACACGAGATGCGACAGTGCAgaaactagcagcagcagcaggagtaAAAGTGGACACGCACTGTTCCCATACCATATATAACCCAGAGCTCATCATTGCAAGGAATATGGGTAAGGCTCCAGTTACGTATCAGAAATTCCTGAGCATTGTGGAAAAACTCAAGTTGCCGAAAGCTTTGGATGTGCTACCGAGACTGCCAGATGGCATGCAACCAGTAAAGGATGCAAATGAGGTGAACGACACAAAAGTATATGACTGTCCAACTTTGGAGCAACTGGTCAAGAGGCCAGAGGAATTAGGAGACAACAAATTTCCTGGTG GGGAAACGGAAGCACTACGTCGTATGGAAGCTTCTCTCGATGACGAGGTGTGGGTGGCAAAATTTGAGAAACCCAATACAGCGCCAAACTCACTGGAGCCTAGCACAACGGTGCTAAGTCcatatttgaaatttggtTGTCTAAGCGCTCGCCTGCTGCATCGGCGTCTTCAGGACATCTTGGCCAGACACCCCAAGCATTCAAAGCCACCAGTTTCCCTGGTAGGCCAACTAATGTGGCGGGAGTTTTACtacacagcagctgctgctgatcccAACTTCGATCGCATGTTGGGCAATGCGTACTCGTTGCAAATACCTTGGCAGGAGAATTCCGACCACCTGGAGGCCTGGGCACATGGGCGCACTGGTTATCCTTTTATCGATGCAATCATGCGTCAGCTGCGGCAAGAAGGCTGGATACATCACTTGGCACGTCATGCAGTTGCTTGTTTTCTGACTCGCGGCGATTTATGGATCAGCTGGGAAGAGGGTCAACGCGtttttgagcagctgctgctggatcaGGACTGGGCACTCAATGCGGGCAACTGGATGTGGCTATCGGCCTCTGCATTCTTTCATCAATATTTCCGTGTATACAGCCCAGTGGCATTTGGCAAGAAAACAGATTCCACTGGCGCCTACATAAGAAAATACGTGCCAGAGCTGGCCAAGTATCCAGCTGGCTGCATTTATGAACCCTGGAAGGCTACGCTTAGCGCTCAGCGGGAATACGGCTGCGTGCTGGGCGTCGACTATCCACATCGTATTGTTGACCACGATGTGGTGCACAAGGAAAACATTAAGCGCATGAGTGCTGCCTACAAAGTGAATCGTGAAGTGCGCACTGGCAAGGAGGAGGTGGACGAGTATGAGCTCAAGTCTCAAGGTAATGCAAAGCGCAAGGCTCGCGCTGTGGCCACTGGACGCACGGCTAAGCGCAAGCGTTGA
- the LOC108608311 gene encoding uncharacterized protein LOC108608311, producing the protein MFRCLFMRKNVLLPRFLYSSYVARANMFTGSMFQSKQRNVFPDNFSVTDINVFELAKDDVEFQRNFLTTLPMLDKEISASMQSNADAPVPNAVPEPQSNSVVEPATPSSSSNDNCILDRNGLPVIPIEIDGWKNLTEDDDEDDPTVQKPSSIEIGDDDYKKEHLLVVPESREGQVEYKGIKVKLPETASKDVGTYRFRRDAEDMESVGDDMRLAKFDK; encoded by the coding sequence ATGTTTCGATGTCTGTTCATgcgcaaaaatgttttgctgccCAGGTTCTTATATTCGAGTTATGTAGCCCGGGCGAATATGTTTACTGGTTCGATGTTCCAGTCGAAGCAAAGGAATGTCTTTCCTGATAACTTCAGTGTGACCGATATAAACGTATTCGAGCTGGCCAAGGATGATGTGGAGTTTCAACGAAACTTTCTAACAACCTTGCCCATGCTCGATAAGGAGATATCTGCGTCCATGCAATCCAATGCCGATGCGCCTGTTCCCAATGCTGTGCCTGAGCCACAGAGCAACTCTGTTGTGGAGCCGGCGACTCCAAGCTCTAGTAGCAATGACAATTGCATTTTGGATAGGAACGGCTTGCCTGTTAttccaattgaaattgatggCTGGAAAAATCTTACTgaggacgacgacgaggaTGATCCCACTGTGCAGAAGCCATCGTCCATTGAAATTGGTGATGATGACTACAAAAAGGAGCACTTGCTGGTGGTACCAGAATCGCGTGAGGGACAGGTGGAATACAAGGGCATCAAGGTCAAGTTGCCAGAGACGGCAAGCAAGGACGTGGGCACGTATCGTTTTCGCCGCGATGCCGAGGATATGGAATCCGTGGGTGACGATATGCGTTTGGCTAAATTCGATAAATAG
- the LOC108608308 gene encoding uncharacterized protein LOC108608308, whose protein sequence is MLEVKCSNCNLTTPAKKEDALEQLQTELLKPLTNATGRRHKIAGPRQAKRVKYMPAMWSGVKLGFISTARAAPLTAFQMAKLKAAILETTLTCITPGFRPRFAGCVPRQLWMLLICVDNNAADWVRSNFGQIKANSSLDIELLEEQQFPQAHLIRGYFHNSLHLSNETLLGYIEAQNEISTRQWRVVRRTVEGAMLHAAILVDEESLVTLTRWAGKIWYCFGRTKLILRNSFLKNKAANETFNQSLPNSH, encoded by the coding sequence ATGCTGGAAGTcaaatgcagcaactgcaacttaaCAACTCCTGCAAAGAAAGAAGACGCACtagagcagctgcaaacagAGCTGCTGAAACCATTAACAAACGCAACTGGACGGAGGCACAAAATCGCGGGACCAAGACAAGCAAAAAGAGTCAAGTATATGCCTGCCATGTGGTCGGGTGTGAAGCTTGGCTTCATCTCCACTGCCAGAGCGGCGCCTCTGACAGCCTTTCAAATGGCCAAACTAAAGGCAGCAATTCTAGAAACAACGCTGACCTGCATTACGCCTGGCTTTAGGCCGCGGTTTGCAGGCTGTGTACCGCGCCAGTTGTGGATGCTGCTCATCTGCGTGGACAACAATGCTGCGGACTGGGTAAGGAGCAACTTTGGGCAAATCAAAGCCAACAGCTCGCTGGACATTGAACTCTTGGAGGAGCAACAGTTCCCACAGGCGCATCTCATTCGTGGCTACTTCCACAACAGCTTGCATTTGTCCAACGAGACGCTACTGGGCTATATAGAAGCTCAAAATGAAATCTCCACCAGGCAGTGGAGGGTTGTGCGACGCACAGTGGAAGGCGCCATGCTACATGCTGCTATTCTGGTGGATGAGGAGTCCTTGGTGACGCTGACCAGGTGGGCAGGCAAAATATGGTACTGCTTTGGCAGAACTAAGCTTATACTACGAAACTCTTTTctcaaaaacaaagcagctaaTGAAACATTTAATCAGTCGCTTCCGAATTCTCATTAA